The nucleotide sequence GCCAGATATTGCTGGCGCGGCGCATGGGCAAAAAACGCATCATCGCCGAAACCGGCGCAGGCCAGCACGGCGTGGCTACCGCCACGGTCGCGGCGCTGTTCGGTCTGCCTTGCGTCGTCTATATGGGCGCGCTCGATATCGAACGGCAAAAGCCGAACGTGTTCCGCATGAAATTGCTGGGCGCGGAAGTGCGACCCGTGCAAAGCGGCTCGCGTTCGCTCAAGGATGCGATGAACGAGGCGCTGCGCGACTGGGTCAGCAATGTCGAAGACACCTTCTACATCATCGGCACCGTGGCGGGGCCGCACCCCTACCCCGCGCTGGTGCGCGATTTCCAAAGCATCATCGGCCGTGAAACACGCGCACAGATGCAGGAAGCCGAAGGCCGCCTGCCCGATAGCCTTGTTGCCTGCATCGGCGGCGGCTCCAACGCCATGGGGCTGTTCCACGATTTTCTCGATGAGGAAAGCGTGAAGCTTTATGCGGTGGAAGCGGCGGGGCTCGGTGTCGATACCGACAAGCACGCCGCCAGCCTGACCGGCGGCAGGCCGGGCGTTCTGCACGGTAACCGCAGCTATTTCCTGCAGGACGATGACGGACAGATCACCGAGGCGCATTCGATTTCGGCCGGGCTCGATTACCCGGGCATCGGCCCCGAACATGCCTGGCTGCACGATATCAAGCGCGTGAACTATGTTTCCGCGACCGACGAAGAAGCGCTCGAGGCCTTCAAGCTTTGCTGCAACATGGAGGGGATCATCCCCGCGCTGGAGCCGAGCCACACGCTTGCCTATACAAGCAAGCTCGCGCCCACCTTGCCGAAGGATCATTTGCTTGTGGTCAATCTGTGCGGCCGCGGCGACAAGGATATTTTCACGGTGGCCGAACGGCTGGGAGTGACACTATGAAGGCCGCCGCCGCGCCCGCCGCCAGCCCCGCCGCCGACAGCGGCCGCATCGCCGCGCGCTTCGCCGAGCTGAAAAAGCAAAAGCGCGGCGGGCTCGTGACCTTTATTACCGCAGGCGACCCGGACCACGAAACCTGCCGCGCCATACTGCGCGGCCTGCCCGAAGCGGGCGCCGATATCATCGAGCTTGGCATGCCCTTCAGCGACCCGATGGCGGACGGCGTTGCCATCCAGGCGGCCAATATCCGCGCGCTGAAGAACGGCGCTTCAATGAAGCGCACGCTCGATCTCGTGCGCGATTTCCGCAAGGACGACAACGCCACGCCGCTTGTCCTGATGGGCTATTACAACCCGATCTACAGCTATGGCGTGGAAAAATTTTTGGCCGACGCGCGCTGCGCTGGCGTTGACGGGCTGATCGTCGTCGATCTGCCGCCGGAAGAGGACCGCGAGCTATGCCTGCCCGCACTGGCAGCCGGGCTCAATTTTATCCGGCTGGTGACGCCGACGACCGATAACGCGCGGCTGCCCAAGGTGCTGAGCAACACATCGGGTTTCGTTTATTACATTTCCGTCACCGGCATCACCGGCGACAAGCAGGCCAATGCCGCGCACGTCCAATCGGAAGTGGAACGCATCCGCAATCACACGGCGTTACCGGTCGCGGTCGGGTTCGGGATCAGCGATGCCGCCAAGGTCAGGGCCGTGACGAAATCGGCCGATGCCGCCGTCGTGGGCAGCGCGATCATCCGCGAGATTGCGCAAACGCTTTCCCAAGACGGCAAGGCGACAGATAAAACCGTTTCTGCTACACTCGCGTTCGTTGCGAATTTGAAAAGCTAGGACATAAGGG is from Alphaproteobacteria bacterium and encodes:
- the trpB gene encoding tryptophan synthase subunit beta; amino-acid sequence: MPNAAHKPNSLRAMPDAEGHFGDYGGRFVAETLMPLILELEKAYTAAKADPSFRKELDYYLKYYVGRPSPLYYAQRLTEKLGGAKIYFKRDELNHTGAHKINNCIGQILLARRMGKKRIIAETGAGQHGVATATVAALFGLPCVVYMGALDIERQKPNVFRMKLLGAEVRPVQSGSRSLKDAMNEALRDWVSNVEDTFYIIGTVAGPHPYPALVRDFQSIIGRETRAQMQEAEGRLPDSLVACIGGGSNAMGLFHDFLDEESVKLYAVEAAGLGVDTDKHAASLTGGRPGVLHGNRSYFLQDDDGQITEAHSISAGLDYPGIGPEHAWLHDIKRVNYVSATDEEALEAFKLCCNMEGIIPALEPSHTLAYTSKLAPTLPKDHLLVVNLCGRGDKDIFTVAERLGVTL
- a CDS encoding tryptophan synthase subunit alpha yields the protein MKAAAAPAASPAADSGRIAARFAELKKQKRGGLVTFITAGDPDHETCRAILRGLPEAGADIIELGMPFSDPMADGVAIQAANIRALKNGASMKRTLDLVRDFRKDDNATPLVLMGYYNPIYSYGVEKFLADARCAGVDGLIVVDLPPEEDRELCLPALAAGLNFIRLVTPTTDNARLPKVLSNTSGFVYYISVTGITGDKQANAAHVQSEVERIRNHTALPVAVGFGISDAAKVRAVTKSADAAVVGSAIIREIAQTLSQDGKATDKTVSATLAFVANLKS